A region of Moorena producens PAL-8-15-08-1 DNA encodes the following proteins:
- a CDS encoding SDR family NAD(P)-dependent oxidoreductase yields MKSSLFDLTGKVAIITGSARGIGRVLAQELAALGTKIVVADMKAKDSENTVKAIQEAGGEVIAIPTDVRKRQECDRLIKKTVAHYQRLDIMLCNAGIDIIKPAAALEELEWDDIINTNLKGYFQCAQLAAQQMIQQGTGGSIIMNSSIAGVVGIAGSAAYTASKGGVNLLVQSLALEWAEYNIRVNGFGPGYIDNIMEGTESFRRPPEEDQQHLNTVIPMKRRGKPEELVGPVIFLASEAASYVTGAILMVDGGYSAM; encoded by the coding sequence GTGAAATCATCCCTTTTTGACTTAACAGGTAAAGTCGCCATTATCACAGGCTCTGCACGAGGTATTGGTCGTGTGTTGGCTCAAGAATTAGCAGCATTGGGAACGAAAATCGTTGTCGCTGATATGAAGGCAAAAGACTCCGAAAACACTGTAAAAGCTATTCAGGAGGCTGGCGGGGAGGTGATCGCCATTCCCACGGATGTGAGGAAGCGCCAAGAATGCGATCGCCTAATTAAGAAAACCGTTGCCCATTATCAGCGATTAGATATTATGCTCTGTAATGCAGGCATTGATATCATCAAACCAGCGGCTGCATTAGAGGAGCTGGAGTGGGATGATATTATAAACACCAATCTTAAAGGCTATTTTCAATGTGCTCAACTCGCCGCTCAACAAATGATCCAACAAGGCACTGGTGGTTCAATTATTATGAACTCTTCCATCGCCGGTGTGGTGGGAATTGCCGGATCAGCAGCTTATACAGCCTCAAAAGGGGGGGTAAATTTGCTAGTGCAGTCCCTAGCATTGGAGTGGGCTGAGTACAATATCCGAGTCAATGGGTTTGGCCCGGGCTATATTGACAATATCATGGAGGGTACTGAAAGCTTTCGTCGCCCCCCAGAGGAAGACCAGCAACACTTGAACACCGTTATCCCGATGAAACGACGGGGTAAACCGGAGGAGTTAGTAGGGCCAGTGATTTTCTTGGCTTCTGAAGCAGCTTCCTATGTAACTGGGG
- a CDS encoding ABC transporter substrate-binding protein: MKRLTALTQHRYHRYRIFICFILAIALVSCLQPRLLHKPALGSQIIVSSSVEPNTFNPQLMEEGAGILTYLYEGLVRENERGDIEPALAESWEFSRDRRKIMFTLRKGLKWSDGKPLTANDVVFTYDDIYKNPEINAYARDFLKIGKNREFPTVKKLDDWRVEFTLPEPFSPFLRITRMEILPAHVLQSLIHKKDPGGRLLFLSAWSTDTPPEQIISNGPYQLESYIPGERITFRKNPHYWRKDDQGNPQPYIQRIIQQTVSNDDTALIQFRAGVLDFIKVNIDSFYLLKKEENKGNFTIYNGGKQTTTTVITFNLNTGKRHGKPLVDPIKSRWFNTVEFRQAIAYSINRQRLLNTLFKGLGALQNSPIAEQSPYYLSPEAGLPVYDYNIDQAKALLIQAGFQYNSQGQLLDSASNRVEFTLTYNVAHRTLQNMAPLIQQDLNKIGIKVNLHPIAVTLVVDKLMNTMDWECQIFNGFPMAIEPHDTINFWSTESNWHFFNRQPQGQQTPVTGRLVPGWEQKITDLYLEGSTTWDETKRKQIYATTQKLSQEYLPFIYLVNSLSMVAVRDQIQGVKHSALQSPFWNVHELTLDNANNL; the protein is encoded by the coding sequence ATGAAAAGATTAACTGCCCTAACTCAACATAGGTATCATCGATATAGGATATTCATCTGTTTTATCCTGGCAATTGCCCTGGTTAGTTGTCTTCAACCACGTTTGCTTCACAAACCAGCACTAGGGTCTCAAATCATTGTTAGTAGTTCTGTAGAACCTAATACCTTTAATCCTCAACTCATGGAAGAAGGAGCGGGAATTTTAACTTACTTGTACGAAGGATTGGTACGAGAAAATGAGCGGGGTGATATTGAACCAGCACTGGCTGAATCCTGGGAATTTTCTAGGGATCGACGGAAAATTATGTTTACCCTCCGAAAAGGACTAAAGTGGTCAGATGGCAAACCCCTCACAGCAAATGATGTTGTATTTACCTATGATGATATTTACAAAAATCCTGAAATTAATGCCTATGCTAGGGATTTTTTAAAAATTGGTAAAAATCGGGAATTTCCCACCGTTAAGAAGCTGGATGATTGGCGTGTTGAGTTTACCCTACCTGAACCCTTTTCTCCCTTTTTGCGGATCACTCGCATGGAAATATTACCTGCCCACGTCTTGCAATCATTGATTCACAAAAAAGACCCTGGGGGTAGGCTTTTATTTCTCTCTGCCTGGAGTACAGATACACCCCCAGAACAAATTATTAGTAACGGTCCTTATCAATTAGAATCCTATATTCCCGGCGAACGAATAACCTTTAGAAAAAATCCCCACTACTGGCGTAAAGATGATCAGGGTAACCCTCAGCCTTATATTCAGCGAATTATTCAGCAAACGGTTTCTAATGATGACACAGCATTAATTCAATTTCGGGCTGGAGTGCTAGATTTTATTAAAGTCAATATCGATTCTTTTTATTTGTTAAAAAAAGAGGAAAATAAAGGTAATTTTACGATTTACAATGGAGGAAAGCAAACAACAACAACAGTGATAACGTTTAACTTAAATACGGGAAAGCGTCATGGTAAACCTCTAGTAGACCCGATTAAATCCCGTTGGTTTAATACTGTTGAATTCCGCCAGGCTATTGCTTATAGCATTAATCGCCAGCGTCTACTTAACACGCTATTTAAAGGGTTAGGGGCACTCCAAAATTCTCCCATTGCCGAGCAAAGTCCTTACTATCTTTCTCCGGAAGCAGGCTTGCCAGTCTATGACTATAATATTGATCAGGCAAAAGCCTTGTTGATTCAGGCAGGGTTTCAATATAATTCTCAAGGTCAGTTATTGGATTCAGCCAGCAATAGAGTGGAATTTACCCTTACCTATAATGTAGCTCATCGAACTTTACAGAATATGGCTCCCTTGATTCAGCAGGATTTAAATAAAATTGGAATTAAAGTGAATTTACATCCGATTGCGGTAACATTAGTTGTAGACAAATTAATGAATACGATGGATTGGGAGTGCCAAATATTTAACGGCTTTCCGATGGCAATAGAACCCCATGATACTATTAACTTTTGGTCTACAGAGAGTAATTGGCATTTTTTTAATCGCCAGCCACAAGGCCAACAAACACCAGTAACAGGACGTTTAGTCCCTGGTTGGGAGCAAAAAATTACCGATCTCTATCTAGAAGGAAGCACAACTTGGGATGAAACCAAGCGTAAGCAGATTTATGCAACCACTCAAAAACTTAGCCAGGAGTATTTACCATTTATTTATCTCGTCAACTCATTATCAATGGTAGCAGTGCGAGATCAAATTCAAGGAGTGAAACACTCTGCTCTACAAAGTCCGTTTTGGAATGTCCATGAACTAACATTGGATAATGCTAATAATTTGTGA
- a CDS encoding non-ribosomal peptide synthetase codes for MVVTPNKTKDIEAMYPLSSTQKGILFQTLYHPEYRLYFDQFKFTIHGNMNPKVFEQAWVRLVERHPVLRTLFVWKNRKQPVQVVRKTVKLTWSYHDWQTLSPEAQKARMDAFIDSDRQQGAELGKAPLMRCALMQVAEEKYEFVWSFHHIILDGWSWPTLLKDVWAFYNSIKNNSPLSLTPSRPYRDYITWLQQQDLSEAETFWRKILEGVTASTPLVVDNYSKDQRLQTQTCLMGRRDLSTEATARLKSFAQQNHLTLSTLVQAAWALLLSRYSRESDVVFGVTVSGRPPELAGVESMVGLFINTLPARITISDTIDTQSWLEELQQQHIEREQYSYTPLVDIQSWSDIPAGQQLFDSIVVFENYPTTERKLPDNLYITDLQDIGLTNYPLTIVAIPGEQLSLRIKYNGDRFDADTIDRMLGHLETLLVGMVTDPAVNPTELPILTESEQQLLLVQWNQTESSQPITGCIHQLFQQQAEHNPHATAVVYADQYFTYQQLNQKANQLAHYLQDLGVKPDVPVGICCERSLEVAIAILAVLKAGGTCVPLDPNYPPERLALMLADSQPPVVLTQSTVNFQANYPCHLLTLDQEWDKIGSQSDLNPDSRVKPEDLAYIIYTSGSTGTPKGVAVPHRSLINLIEHHQGEMATGVGVLQFASLSFDVSYHEIVAAWAFGGTLYLSSEAERKDIDKLIQLLANHPIAKVILPVVLWQQIAEIYGTQTHLFANLREAIACGEQLQITQPMVEMFKGLPHCTLYNFYGPSEADLVTAYRFSDRPESWPVYPPIGKAAVNVNVYILDSKLQPVPIGIPGELYVSGGGLARGYFNRPEITAEKFIANPFSVDANSRLYKTGDLARYLPDGNIEFLGRIDSLVKVRGFRVELGEVEAVLSKHPQVSQAVAQVFGESAREKYLVAYFIPQQKQTVTVEALRRFLQAQLPDYMMPSVFVEMESFELTPNGKVNRRALREPTTMRPSLGQAFVAPRTPTEEILAGIWQDVLGLERVGIHDNFFDLGGHSLRAMEAIALSRKALQGELSIQDFFGAPTIAEIAQHLETASHQSLHLDKPPLQPRPVQSGREPISYTQQEFWFFEQLYPGNQLYHLHLVYHLTGRLNVTALEQSLREIVRRHETLRSSFACVNGEVIYAIAPEPVYSFSVVDLRELPPQEREPEAKQQANAAIQHPFDFTQGPFLRSQLWQLDETEYVFLIATHHIVADGWSFGILLQELSTLYTVFCEGQSSTLSELPLQYADFAAWQRQWLQGQGLADQLTFWKQHLGVTPPVIQLPTDYPRPPRRTFTGSGETVKFSSALVTKLKRLCQTEGVTLYMAVLAAFKSLLFFYTGQEDIIVSSPIANRTQSEIREAIGFFVHLLPLRTHFKGNPSFRTLLRQVRSGVIDVYAHQEMPFIKLVEGLQPVRDRHYTLLTQVMFVLLNLPEQELSLTNLTVQPLELEKSDGRDIAEFDLNLYLTETSAGIEGSLFYRTDLFAATTITKMVKQFQVLLESVVTDPDRTLVQLRSFIEQTTEPIPQSKVATEESLESKPWGEPTNPTEVTLLKIWQGVLGLETISTNDNFFELGGYSTQLLQVVAKIQDIYSVEIPIATLFEYPTIAEMANVIMDLRLGSV; via the coding sequence ATGGTTGTCACACCAAATAAAACCAAAGATATTGAAGCAATGTATCCCCTTTCATCAACGCAAAAAGGGATATTATTTCAGACACTGTATCACCCTGAATATCGGTTATATTTCGACCAATTTAAGTTTACGATTCACGGAAATATGAATCCGAAGGTCTTTGAACAGGCTTGGGTGAGACTTGTAGAACGACACCCAGTTTTGCGAACATTATTTGTTTGGAAAAACCGTAAGCAGCCTGTTCAAGTTGTACGTAAAACAGTCAAGCTAACCTGGAGTTATCATGACTGGCAAACCCTATCTCCTGAAGCCCAAAAAGCCAGGATGGATGCTTTTATAGACAGTGATCGACAACAAGGGGCTGAACTTGGTAAAGCACCCTTAATGCGATGTGCTCTGATGCAGGTAGCCGAAGAAAAGTACGAATTTGTATGGAGTTTTCATCACATTATTTTAGATGGTTGGAGTTGGCCAACTTTACTGAAAGATGTCTGGGCATTTTATAATTCGATTAAGAACAATTCCCCCTTATCCTTAACTCCATCTCGCCCCTATCGGGATTATATTACTTGGTTACAGCAACAAGACCTGTCTGAAGCTGAGACATTTTGGCGAAAAATCCTGGAAGGGGTAACCGCATCAACGCCTTTAGTCGTTGATAATTACAGCAAAGATCAACGGTTACAGACCCAAACCTGTTTAATGGGGCGTCGCGATCTCTCAACAGAAGCAACCGCGCGTTTAAAGTCTTTTGCCCAACAAAATCATCTCACCCTTTCCACTTTAGTGCAAGCAGCTTGGGCTTTGCTACTAAGTCGCTATAGTCGGGAGTCAGATGTGGTTTTTGGGGTGACCGTATCGGGTCGTCCTCCTGAATTAGCTGGTGTAGAATCGATGGTGGGGTTATTCATTAATACTCTGCCTGCACGGATAACAATTTCCGACACAATCGATACCCAGTCTTGGCTTGAGGAGCTACAACAACAGCATATCGAACGGGAACAGTATTCCTATACCCCCTTGGTGGATATTCAAAGTTGGAGTGATATTCCTGCGGGACAACAACTGTTTGACAGTATTGTTGTGTTTGAAAACTATCCTACTACGGAGCGAAAACTACCGGATAATTTGTACATCACCGATCTTCAAGATATCGGACTGACAAACTATCCCCTCACAATTGTAGCAATTCCAGGGGAACAGCTGAGTTTAAGAATTAAATACAATGGCGATCGCTTTGATGCAGACACCATTGACCGAATGTTGGGACATCTAGAAACGTTGCTGGTGGGAATGGTGACCGATCCAGCAGTCAACCCGACAGAATTACCGATTCTGACTGAATCTGAGCAACAATTGCTCTTAGTGCAGTGGAATCAAACCGAGAGTTCACAACCAATTACAGGCTGCATTCATCAGCTATTCCAGCAACAGGCAGAACACAATCCCCATGCCACTGCTGTCGTTTATGCAGATCAATACTTCACTTATCAACAATTAAACCAAAAAGCCAATCAGTTAGCCCATTATCTGCAAGATTTGGGGGTGAAACCGGATGTCCCTGTTGGCATTTGCTGCGAACGTTCTCTAGAAGTGGCAATTGCCATCCTGGCTGTCCTGAAAGCTGGGGGGACTTGCGTTCCCCTCGATCCTAACTATCCCCCAGAACGTTTGGCTTTGATGCTAGCCGATAGTCAACCCCCTGTGGTGTTAACCCAGTCAACGGTTAATTTTCAGGCAAATTACCCCTGTCATCTCCTCACCTTAGATCAGGAATGGGACAAAATTGGATCACAATCTGATCTTAATCCTGATAGTAGAGTCAAACCCGAAGATTTAGCCTATATTATCTACACCTCTGGCTCAACGGGAACCCCGAAAGGTGTTGCGGTTCCTCATCGCTCCTTGATCAACTTAATTGAACACCATCAAGGGGAAATGGCAACAGGTGTTGGGGTTTTGCAGTTCGCTTCCCTCAGTTTTGATGTAAGTTATCACGAAATTGTTGCAGCTTGGGCGTTTGGTGGGACGCTGTATCTTTCCTCAGAAGCCGAACGCAAAGATATTGATAAACTCATTCAGCTTTTAGCAAATCATCCCATCGCAAAGGTTATTCTTCCGGTTGTATTATGGCAACAAATTGCCGAAATATACGGCACACAAACCCATCTATTTGCTAATCTTCGAGAAGCAATTGCTTGCGGGGAACAGTTGCAAATTACTCAACCGATGGTCGAAATGTTCAAGGGTTTGCCCCATTGTACCCTCTACAACTTTTATGGCCCTTCGGAAGCGGATTTGGTGACAGCCTATCGGTTTAGCGATCGCCCAGAAAGCTGGCCAGTCTATCCCCCCATAGGCAAAGCAGCTGTTAACGTCAACGTTTACATATTAGATAGCAAACTGCAACCCGTTCCCATTGGTATTCCCGGAGAACTTTACGTTAGTGGCGGCGGTTTGGCGAGAGGTTATTTCAACCGTCCCGAAATCACAGCCGAGAAGTTTATTGCTAATCCTTTCAGTGTGGACGCCAACTCTCGCCTTTATAAAACAGGAGATTTAGCCCGTTATTTACCTGATGGTAACATTGAGTTTTTAGGACGAATTGATTCTCTAGTTAAAGTTCGAGGTTTTCGGGTTGAACTCGGAGAAGTCGAAGCGGTTTTAAGTAAACATCCTCAAGTCAGTCAAGCTGTGGCTCAGGTTTTTGGAGAAAGTGCCAGAGAAAAGTATTTGGTTGCTTACTTTATTCCTCAACAAAAACAAACGGTAACGGTCGAAGCGTTACGGCGGTTTCTGCAAGCCCAGTTACCTGATTATATGATGCCATCAGTCTTTGTGGAGATGGAGTCTTTTGAGCTGACACCGAATGGTAAGGTTAACCGTCGTGCCTTGAGGGAACCCACCACAATGCGACCTTCACTGGGACAAGCCTTTGTGGCACCGCGCACCCCCACAGAAGAGATTTTAGCAGGGATCTGGCAGGATGTACTCGGTTTAGAACGGGTTGGGATTCACGACAACTTCTTTGACTTGGGAGGACATTCCTTGCGGGCAATGGAGGCGATCGCTCTTAGTCGGAAAGCACTCCAAGGGGAATTATCAATACAGGATTTCTTTGGAGCGCCAACCATTGCGGAAATTGCCCAACACCTAGAAACAGCAAGTCATCAGTCACTCCATCTAGATAAACCCCCGCTGCAACCTAGACCTGTACAATCAGGCAGGGAGCCAATTTCTTATACACAGCAAGAGTTTTGGTTTTTTGAGCAGTTATATCCAGGTAATCAACTTTACCATCTGCACTTAGTCTATCATCTCACCGGAAGACTCAATGTCACAGCCTTGGAGCAAAGTCTACGAGAAATTGTCCGGCGGCATGAAACCTTGCGGAGTAGCTTTGCCTGTGTGAATGGGGAAGTAATCTATGCGATCGCACCAGAGCCAGTCTATAGTTTCTCAGTTGTCGATTTGCGAGAATTACCGCCACAGGAGCGGGAACCTGAAGCCAAACAACAAGCTAATGCCGCCATTCAACACCCCTTTGATTTTACCCAAGGGCCGTTTCTGCGGAGTCAACTCTGGCAACTGGATGAAACAGAGTATGTATTTTTAATTGCGACCCATCATATTGTCGCTGATGGCTGGTCATTTGGCATCTTGCTGCAAGAGTTGTCTACTCTCTATACTGTTTTCTGTGAAGGTCAGTCTTCGACCTTATCAGAGTTACCCTTACAGTATGCTGATTTTGCAGCTTGGCAGCGACAATGGCTACAAGGGCAAGGGTTGGCAGATCAACTGACTTTTTGGAAACAGCACCTCGGTGTGACACCACCAGTGATCCAACTACCCACAGACTATCCTCGTCCGCCTCGTCGCACATTCACCGGAAGTGGGGAAACGGTGAAGTTTTCATCAGCTTTGGTCACTAAGCTCAAGAGACTCTGTCAAACCGAAGGCGTTACCTTGTACATGGCTGTATTGGCAGCTTTCAAAAGCCTATTATTTTTCTATACAGGTCAGGAAGATATTATTGTTAGTAGTCCCATTGCCAACCGGACGCAATCCGAAATTAGGGAAGCGATTGGTTTTTTCGTTCACTTGTTACCCTTGCGAACGCATTTTAAGGGAAACCCCAGTTTCCGAACGTTGCTGCGTCAAGTGCGTTCGGGAGTTATCGACGTCTACGCCCATCAGGAGATGCCCTTTATTAAGCTGGTGGAAGGACTCCAACCTGTTCGAGATCGTCACTATACCCTACTGACTCAAGTCATGTTTGTCTTGCTCAATTTACCAGAACAAGAGTTAAGTTTAACGAATCTAACAGTTCAACCTTTAGAGCTGGAAAAAAGTGATGGGCGAGATATTGCAGAATTTGATTTGAATCTATATCTGACAGAAACTTCCGCAGGAATTGAAGGCAGTTTATTCTATCGAACAGATTTGTTTGCCGCTACAACCATTACCAAAATGGTTAAGCAATTCCAGGTGTTGTTAGAATCTGTCGTGACTGATCCGGATCGGACTTTGGTACAACTGCGCTCATTTATAGAACAAACAACTGAACCCATACCCCAGTCTAAAGTTGCTACTGAAGAATCCCTGGAATCTAAACCTTGGGGAGAGCCGACAAATCCTACAGAAGTTACCTTACTCAAGATATGGCAAGGGGTATTAGGACTCGAAACAATTAGTACAAACGACAACTTCTTTGAGTTGGGAGGATATTCAACCCAACTCCTACAAGTGGTGGCAAAAATTCAAGACATCTATTCAGTAGAGATTCCAATTGCCACACTATTTGAGTATCCCACGATTGCTGAGATGGCGAATGTAATCATGGACTTGAGATTAGGATCTGTTTAA